A single region of the Xiphias gladius isolate SHS-SW01 ecotype Sanya breed wild chromosome 17, ASM1685928v1, whole genome shotgun sequence genome encodes:
- the txndc15 gene encoding thioredoxin domain-containing protein 15, with amino-acid sequence MTGIWNSLYISCVLLFLLHHSGVLRFSSVTAQENDESQELMLSDDAVPDLENSPKFVESEDLESLPKRQFKTAEIADAVMGTEVPIDPSDIESLFPKNVKDFQSGFSPPCDENSAQRVSPVLAAKGASLEEKSTEPSQQVTLDIVHADGTATEEQNITETAKTYKVNCDKRNITGMDSFTVHVLNASQDLMEFLNANSTECSVVLFFTTWCQFSASLAPHFNALPRVFPSMHFLALDASQHSSLSTRFGTVAVPNILLFQGAKPMARFNHTDRTLETLTSFIANQTGFEAGPDSNVTDADHLGPLPSVPVKSIDWLLVFSILFITGFTLYAILRTDSIRWLIPGQEHEHQD; translated from the exons ATGACGGGGATCTGGAACAGTCTTTACATTTcgtgtgttttgttatttttgttgcatCATTCTGGCGTTTTGAGGTTTTCGTCAGTGACAGCACAAG agAACGATGAGTCTCAGGAGCTCATGCTGTCAGATGATGCAGTGCCCGACTTGGAGAACAGCCCCAAGTTTGTGGAATCAGAAGACCTGGAATCTCTGCCGAAGAGGCAGTTCAAGACAGCTGAGATTGCAGATGCTGTGATGGGCACTGAAGTCCCCATCGATCCGTCTGACATCGAGTCCCTCTTCCCCAAAAATGTGAAAGACTTCCAGTCAGGCTTCTCCCCGCCTTGTGACGAGAACAGTGCCCAGCGTGTTTCGCCTGTTTTGGCTGCTAAAGGAGCGTCGCTGGAGGAGAAGAGCACTGAACCGTCACAGCAG GTCACCCTTGACATAGTGCATGCGGACGGGACGGCAACGGAGGAGCAGAACATCACAGAAACCGCCAAGACGTACAAAGTGAACTGTGACAAGAGGAACATCACGGGAATGGACAGTTTCACTGTGCATGTCCTCAACGCTTCGCAG GACCTGATGGAGTTCCTGAATGCTAACAGCACAGAGTGCTCTGTGGTGCTGTTCTTCACCACCTGGTGCCAGTTCTCAGCCAGCCTGGCACCTCACTTCAATGCCCTGCCCCGAGtctttcccagcatgcacttcCTGGCACTTGATGCCTCTCAACACAGCAG CCTCTCCACGAGGTTCGGGACTGTGGCAGTGCCCAACATCCTTCTGTTCCAGGGGGCCAAACCCATGGCTCGCTTCAACCACACGGACAGAACGCTGGAGACGCTCACCTCCTTCATCGCTAACCAGACAG GGTTTGAAGCCGGCCCCGACAGCAACGTGACAGACGCAGACCACCTGGGCCCCCTCCCCAGCGTCCCGGTGAAGAGCATCGACTGGCTGCTGGTCTTCTCCATCCTCTTCATCACAGGCTTCACTCTGTACGCCATCCTGCGGACAGACAGCATCCGCTGGCTAATACCGGGCCAGGAGCACGAGCATCAGGACTGA